One genomic segment of Dysosmobacter sp. Marseille-Q4140 includes these proteins:
- a CDS encoding phosphoribosylaminoimidazolesuccinocarboxamide synthase, translating into MQKLEQVYEGKAKKVFRTDDPELFIVSYKDDATAFNGLKKGTIAGKGAINNRMTNNLMRRLEAQGVPTHFVEELSDRETLVKKVSIVPLEVIIRNISAGSFAKRYGVEEGIVFDAPTIEFSYKNDELGDPLLNEYHALALKLATKEEIDLIKKYAFAVNDLLKGFMKEIGIDLVDFKLEFGKTADGTIVLADEISPDTCRLWDEKTHEKLDKDRFRRDLGGAEEAYEEVMRRLMGDK; encoded by the coding sequence ATGCAGAAGTTAGAGCAGGTCTATGAGGGCAAGGCCAAAAAGGTGTTCCGCACCGACGATCCCGAGCTGTTCATCGTGTCCTACAAGGACGACGCCACCGCGTTCAACGGCCTGAAAAAGGGCACCATCGCCGGTAAGGGCGCCATCAACAACCGCATGACCAACAACCTCATGCGCCGTCTGGAGGCCCAGGGCGTCCCCACCCACTTCGTGGAGGAGCTCAGCGACCGGGAGACCCTGGTGAAAAAGGTCTCCATCGTCCCCCTGGAGGTCATCATCCGCAACATCTCCGCCGGCTCCTTCGCCAAGCGGTACGGCGTGGAGGAGGGCATCGTATTCGACGCGCCCACCATCGAGTTCTCCTACAAGAACGACGAGCTGGGCGATCCCCTGCTCAACGAATACCACGCCCTGGCGCTGAAGCTGGCCACGAAAGAGGAGATCGATCTCATCAAGAAATACGCCTTCGCCGTCAACGACCTGCTCAAGGGCTTCATGAAGGAGATCGGCATTGATCTGGTGGACTTCAAGCTGGAATTCGGCAAGACCGCCGACGGGACCATCGTCCTGGCCGACGAGATCAGCCCCGACACCTGCCGCCTGTGGGACGAAAAGACCCACGAGAAGCTGGACAAGGACCGTTTCCGCCGGGATCTGGGCGGCGCCGAGGAGGCCTATGAGGAGGTCATGCGCCGCCTCATGGGGGACAAGTAA